The genomic interval AGAAACCCCTGTCTTCACTCTCTCTCCGCGGTCTGATGGACCATCTCCATCTTCAGCTGAACTTTCCCTGTAACCTTTCTGTATGAGTCATATCACCATTTCACACGGCTGCTGTGCACTGTTAATTACTCTTGCTTTGGTGACTGAAAAATACAGTGTAGAATTATAATTTAATTCAAACTAATGCCCTTAATTTTAGCAAGTAaacctttaaaccttttttataTAAGACTTGGAATCCTGAGTGACAGCCGTTTCCTTAAGATTTATTTTAAACCCACCAGGAAATGCCTGGTTTTAtgctctctcttttttttccactgacCTTTTTTCAGGAAGGTCTCAGGACACATCAGCTGTTAAACCTCCTACAGGGCACTGCAGAGTGAGAGTTTGTAAGTTTGGAAGTATGAGGAAAGTAGCGGCTTATGCAGAGAGCAGGGAGTTTCACAGTGAAATATCATCCGGACCAATAGATTCGTGTCTAATAAGGTTAATATATGTTAAATCCAGAAATTTGGTTTTAGGGCTCTTTGTGTAGTTATTGGATCCCACAAGGGGAAAGATCATCCTGAGGTGAGGAGAGAGAAATAGAGGATCTTCCTGCTTTCATTTCACACAGAGCATCACAGATGGTGTCAGGCTTCTGATGCAACTTGTTTTTTCTGAAAACATTTGGATGTTCTCCTTTATAAATGGATTTCACAGCCTTCTCATCTACGCAGTATGATATATCGTTTCCGTAAGGTCTTTAAGTAATGCTTTAACTGGGAACCTGAAATGCACATCTCTCTGAGTGCCAAATTAGGTCCATTCTCAGGACCTCAGAGCCTCTGGGAGCCTGAAATGTCTCTTTGAGTGCCACAGGTTCATCCGCAGCATCCCGGAGCCTCTGGGAGCCTGAAATGTCTCTTTGAGTGCCAATCAGGTTTATCCTCAGGGCCTCAGGGAGCCTGAAATGTCTCTCTGAGTGCTGATCATCATCTGCCGTTTCTGCACGTTTCTGAGGTGTTAGCTGGTAATGAAACCAGCCTCAAAGAAACACCAGGCAAGATGTTGCAGGAATTAATGGGGGCAAAAGACACGGAGACGCCGGGAACATTTCTGGTGATATGAGAGAGTGACCTTGTGAGTAGGACACTCCATTTGTGGCTGGTTTGAAAAGAGTCTCAGTTGTAATCAGACTGATCAGTCTTTCAAACatgttttaaagaattttaaacAGTTGTCATGTCGTCGTCATTATCATTGATATATGTAGTTAAAGGACGTTTTAACGATAAgtcctgtgtttttgtttatcaTAGAGGAGGCAGGGTCACAAATTATATAACGGAGAAAAGCTATACACGTATACTTCATCACAATCACCGTTGATACCTGTCGTGTCTGTAAGGGATTGTGTTATCCACAGGACTGACACACTTAATCACGCGCGTCCTCGTTAGTCATCTTCATGGACCACAAGCCGCATGCTGGGTCTGCGGGCCGCACACGAGAGAATTATTCTCCGGGTGGGAGTTAATGGCGCGTGATGTCAGAAGGGCTCTCTTGTCATGATGATGCctttaaacagctttaaaccGTTTAGCCTCGATGAATAATGTCATCAGGCACCAGCTGTTCCGTCTCACTGCGTCCACTGAGACCGACCGGCCGGCCGGAGTACCCTCTGCCTCACCCACTGTACATGGTCCAGGTCGCCACTGTCATCCTCTTTATGAAAGTTGGACATTCCTTATTTTGCGGGAATAATTAGATAAACAGCCGTCTGAGGTGCGTGACTCTGTTGCCTGGTAACGGCCAAGCAGCCCTGCGgctgagcgggggggggggggcggcgatgTCATTGTAGCGACGTTAAAATCCATTAGCACATTTATAAACTTGGCCAAGTAATTACTTGCCAGACAGCTTGTCTTAAAATTGCATTAAGCGCAGGAAAATTGTCACATTTCACAGCTTCCCTGGAAAAAGTGATTTAATGTATCTCTGCTACTGCCCATCTGCGAGTTAATCAGGATTATTTTAAGGATATATTTGAAAGGATGCTACACTGAAATGTACACAATAAAATCCTTTTATTAGTCTGTTTTTTCCTGAGATTTTTGGTATTGTCTGATTTTCTTGACAGAAAGGTGCTACTTTTAACATGATTAATTATAAACGAATTTGTCTCATGTCACTTCACACTCTCAATGCATAAACTATATTTAATCCTTATTTTTGACAACATAATTACACCCAGCGTGTAGCAGTGTGCACTTTATCATAAGCTTATGCTTTACATAAACCTTGCAGTAGCTGTAGAAATGTAAAAGCTACAGGTAGTTGCAGATAATAAAATCAGATCAGCTGTCTGTTACAGAAGGACATCTTGAAAGTGCTACCGTTAAAAGGCGCGTGTCACCAAGGCCCAGATTGCGGGCATTCAGACGCAGGACAGCGGCATCTCAGCCTTGGGCTTTGTGCTTGTGTGAAGCGTGGCTGTGCTGTGGTATGAGCGAGACACAGTTTCCGCCGTCACGAGTTCAGCCTCGCGTCTGCAGCGTGGGCTTTATACAAAGGCGCAGATCAGAGAGGGCAACTTGAAAGCCTCGCAGCGTTTCtgggagagacacagacagagagcggGTGAGGACGTgtgggtcaccccccccccgcaatacAGAGCTCCAGCGCTCTCCTGACATCCGCACGGAGCTTCTGTTCCTCGGTGTGGCGAGCCGGGCGCCACAGCCCGCTGACGTGGCGGGATATGCAGCTGGTCCAGCGTCACCAAGGCCTTGGGGACACCATGTCTGTTCACACGCTCCGCTGCTCCCCCATTAACTGTACCTGGCATCTCGCCCAATTTCTTCACACATCTTCTCTTGTCGGATGCTCTTATCCCTttgatggggggaggggtttgaACATGTGGCGTGTGATTCCCCCGCAGATCACCTGCACGGACGGGTCCGGCCGCCGTCTGCTGGGAGGGAGCCGACTGCTGCAGGAACTGCAGAGACTAGCTCAGTCCACCAGGTGAGCTCCCCCAGGGGGGCGAAGTTCAGTcaccagccaccccccccccccccttcccagcaGCTCTCCAGCCCTGCGGTGACTgacatccccaccccccaccccaccgcaTCAGGCCCCGACCTTCCTTTTGTTGCTGTGGTTCTTTGATCCGTGCCGGTTGCACGAGGCCAAGTCAGCCTTTTGTGATGAAAGATTCCTCCAGCTCTCACTCCCTATACACATATACTGGTGCATTGTTGAGCTGcccatatcccccccccccccccccacatctgtcTAAAGCAAGAAAGTGACCCCTTTGAATGTGCCTGCAGGGGCCTGTAAGAGAAGGCAGCTCTGGAAGACCTTCAAGTGCATTTGTGTCGCTGCCAACGCTGCTGTTAAATTCCTTTCCACAAGACTAAAGAAAGGCTTGCAAAGAGTATTTCTATTAAAAAATACTTCCAGCCACAGAGGAAATTAATTATTCTCACTGTTGGAGTAGGTGTGAACATCAAAGAATGGTATTTATTTAGTTTCCTTTAGTGACAAGTGTGCTTCAGGTTAGGAAATTTCCAATTCGATgtctttttttgtaatatttacgTTTTCATGTTGTGACTCACttattttacattgaaatatCGAATGCTGAGTCATTGAAATAGTACCTTGTCTGCGACACCTATTTGTATCATAGAGGCGGCCCGTGTCACTGTGGTCTGAAACATCACGTTACACCTGTTACCCATTTGTACAGACTGGCTGCTTCCGTACAAACAGTAGCTGAGCCTTTAATACTGAGAAATGCTTCGTTATTCATATCTATGGATAAATCCCCCATTTTTAAACAATTCCTACTTGAGCCAGACGGACATGTTTAGTGATGGGACTGTTGTTCTTGCAGGTCTCTGGTGGACACCTCTGTGACTTCCTTGGCCACGGAGATACTGAAATCTTCAAGCAGCATGTGATTTCAGGGGCATCTGGTTTTTATCTGGCTATACATTTAATGCTCACATACTTATACTAAGTGGTTCTTGTGTCATAATTTgtcatttgtttatttcataCAATTTCCCCCAGAGATCAAAAACCTGCAAATACTTCCTCTAAGATTCATACATGAAACAAGAAGATTAAATGGAAATGTTGATGTCGCTTTCAGCACATTAACTCAGAGGTCATTTGGAATACACACTCCTCACAGCCATGCTGTAAGTGGGCGCAGAGCAGATCATCTTTAGGTTTATGGTGTGTATTTTCAGCCCATGTTTCAGTGGCTGGAGTCATCAAAAGCCCCACATAGGATCCACCAGACTGACCCCACAGTACATCTCCACACAAATGCGGCAAAGAAACTGCACCAAGCTGAAATAAGTCCGTTTTATTGTTCAGCCATGTTTCCAATAAGCACAGCAGGCTACAACTTAAGGGATCTTTAAACTACCTTCAAAGGCCAAAAAGAGGATCAGTTCTTTTGGCCCCAACTCAAATGGACTCCAAGACTGACACCAgaaggtttttcaatttcagcttttaaaatatttggaCCATTTTCAATTCCTGGTTTTATACAAAAGCTACACAATATAACACTTTATTCAGAATACAATTCTTTTGATTAGTGTTCTACACCATGAACTGATAAAATTTAGAAACTGATGGAACATTACCACTATAACTTAATACTACGAGAcgttaaaaggaataaaaattGCTGCAAAAAATGGTTTTAAAGCAAGCTAGATCAGAACCATTACAAGTGACAGaagaatcattaaaaaaataaaatgtaaaaaagacAGGCAAGGCTAGATGTTGAAATTCCATCTTGAGATCCATCTCTGGCACACTCTTCCactcaaaaaaaataataataatccaccGCAGTTTAAACTCCGACCAGCAAGGACCAGAACAAAACGTTTCTCCGGCTTGTTCCCATAGGAAACTCGGCGTTGGTTAGCGTCAGGCACTTTGAGACATGAGCCCACCTCTCCTCACAAGACCGCTCAGCAACTCTACAGGCCAAGTCACGATGCAGTTTATTCAGACGATACGGCTGTGGAAAGAGGGGGGGGCACACGTCACTGGGGGAAGCACGGCAGAAGGGGCATTCCACACTCCACACGGATTAGTTACACTCCACACTGGCATGCAGCAAATACACCAGTATACCTGTGGCTCGTGTTTAAGCCTTACCTAAAAAGGTTATTTATTTACAGATCAGTATCAAACCAGGCCAGCTGATTGCTGTCGCCTGGGGGCAGCCCGTCAATCAGGTCCTGGGTGTGGCCCAGGTCTGGCAGGCCATCGACCGCGTAGTCGGCACCGGGGTGATGGAGGTCATGCTCCATCATGGGCTCCATCCCCAGGGGGTCCTGCCCGAAGCCGGCCGAGTGGAACGAGCGGTAGCTCGGGTCTGCAGGcgggccgggggggtgggggtggggggagcacaCGCTGTTAGAGGCATTTAGACAAGCGGCACACCGTGAGGCGTAGACGTCCCTGTCCGCGCCGTGCCTGCAGGCTAGCAATCTAGATAGTGAGTGAAGTCAACCTGGGCAGAGGGGACTGGCAAAagatccccccctcccccccacacacaggcaCTGCAGTGGATTAATAACAGTCACCGGATGCTGACATACCGTCCGAGCGATAGCCGAGGGGCTCTCCCTGGGCACTCATGTCCAGGCCAAGATCTCCCGTCTGGAGGAGGGAAGACAGACAGAGGCCACTGATCAGGGAGGACAGCCAAGAGTTGCCAAGGTAACCTGCAGCTCAGAGCACCACGGAGACCCCCGCATCCTCCCCTGTCACATCCCGATCGTTTTAGGAAGctctttaaaatgtaaatgaacttATACAGGATACATGGACAAAATGTAACTCCCTACAGCCCAGTAAAAAGCTACGTTTAGGCTCAGGGCTACCAAACACTGTGAGGGGACGTTATTCCACAGAGCAGCATCACACAGCCTGCAGGAAGCTGCCACTGGCCCCCAGGACAGACTCACCTCATTCCAGGGCATGGGCTCCGTCCTGAAGAGGGAGCTGGTGAGCTCCACTGACAGCCGCTTCTTGTAGTCCTGGGGCTTATCCTCCGACATGCGGAAGAGCACGGCCGCCGCGTACGTGGCTGCGGGCAGCAGGGGGAGGTCATGTGGCCGTCAGGCACGTCCCGTgctcagcacccccacccccaggtggCCGAGGGCCCCCACACTCACCCACGCCCTCGTTTCTGGAGTGCAGCAGCTCCGTCAGGGGGGCGGTGGCCCCCTCAGCCTCGATGGCCTCTGCCGCCTCCTTGTCCTGAGCCAGCTCGCAGAGCACGCCGGCCGCCACACGCTGGATGTTCTCGATTGGAGAGTACAGGAGCTGTGGGAGGAGGGGCCGATCATGAGGGGTGGGGCTTACAGGCCACCAGAGACCCCAGCCCCGCACTGCGCTGCCCTGGGCCTACCTGCACGAAGAGTGGGATGGTGTTGAGTCCCCGGATGACGATTCTGTTGTGAACATCTCTGGCCAGGATGTGCAGGGCACCAGTGCAGCCTTCCACAATCTCCTCCATGCGGACCCCCTCCTGCATTTAACGGCATGGGTCAGCGGGGCGGCTCGAGGGGagtcccccacccacccacagtGAGATGAGCTGCACTCACCACAAACTGCTGCTGCGTGCCGCCCATGGAGGTGCGTCTCTGCGTGTCCTGGTGCGCCCGCACCAGCAGCTGCACCAGCCTGGGGATGGCGCCCTGCTCCCGGAGGGGCGCGTGGTTGGCAGGGCACAGCGCCAGGTTCCGGATCAGCCCCACAGTCGCCTGGGAAGGAAGGGGACTGCGTTACAGGGGGCCGATCGTGTCACAGGGGACCCCCACTGCCCCTGACGCCCCGAGCCGAGGTACCTTGATGAGGGGCCAGTGTGAGGGCGGGTGCAGCAGCTTCACCACTACCGGCAGGCCGTAGTGGAGCCGCACGGCGTTCTGGGCCATCTCAGCGTCCTGGTGGCGGCTGGTGAGGTGGCGCAGGGCGCATACGGCGGGCTCGGTGATGTCCTCGCGGTCTCCGGCGCGGAGCACGGTGCGCACCAGCGCCTCGATGCCTCCCACCTGACACACCATCATCTTGTTCTTGTAGTTGTTGCAGGTGAGGTTGGAGAGGATGCCGGCCGCACACGTCACCACATTGATGTCGTCGGAGCCCAGGAGCTGCACCAGCGTCCCCAGCAGACCCTCCATGCCCTCCTGTGAGGGGACGGGACAGAGCAGTCAGCCACAGGAGGACATGGGGGGGGCGACAGACTCGCTGATGTGGCGAGGACATGCTCACAGAGCCCATTTCATACCAGGACTTCATACCTGCTTGGTGGCTGCATCTGACAGGTTTCTGAGGGTCCACAGGCAGTTCTGGACCAGACGCTGACTAGGGTCAGTCAGGTGAAGCCCTAAGGCCTGCATACCTCCTGAAATTCGAAAATTAAGCCTTAATCCAAAGCTCTGTAGAAAGGAGGAAGGTTCAAAGGGTTCTCCATAGGCACAGCATTTACCAGCCTCGACGATGGCAGGCTTGTTGCTGGAGCAGACCGACAGCACTTTGAGCACTCTGCTGGTGGTCCATAAAAGCTTCTCATATGTGTAGGTCCTCATGATGTTGACCAAGGCCTGAGGGCCACCACTGGCCAAGATGATGAGCTGAGGGTAAGAAATATACAGGCATCAGAATTGTTATTtttgccggggggggggacgggacacCCACACACCAAGGACAGGACCCTTACCTTGCTTTCTTGGTTGCCATATGCCAAGATCTGAAGGCAGTCCGTCGTGATGGCGAGGAACTTCACGTTGGTCTTACTGAGCAAAGCCACCATCTTCTGCAAGCCCCCGGCCAGGCGCACAGCCATCTTGGCCCCCTCCTGGTGCAGCAGCAGATTGTGGAGTGTTGTGATGGCGTAAAACAGAACCGAGTCCACTGGGGATCTGCAAGAGAGGCAGTCTCGTTAACGGATGCGGACACGTTCCTCCCCTGCCACTTTTTCAGGAAGTCACCCCAGAGCCTCGACCTGAATCCCCCCGCAAAATCCCTGTTAATGTGGATGTAGAGACACTCCACCGATGGGAGGGACGAGCAccagagaaccccccccccctcaccccagcATCTTGACGAGGGCAGGGATGCCACCAGACTTGAAGATGGCAAGCAGGCCCTCCCGGTGGTGGGAGAGGTTGTGCAGGGAGCCGGCCGTGCAGCGCGCTGTTTCCACGTCGCCCGTGTTCTGCATGGTGCGTACGATGGCCGACACCATCTGGGGCGAGCGCATGATGGCGTGCCGGGACGCTTCCTTCTTGGAGAGCTGGTGCACCATCACGGCTGCCTTGTTCACCACCACCTGAGATGGGCAAGAGCAGAGGCTCAGAGGGGGGGGGATTCGGACAGGGCACAAGGACGCTGGACACAAGGGTGGGGCCGCAGACCTGGTCCTCATCATTGAGCAGCTTGGTGAGCTCGGGGATGGCGCGGGTGGCCAGCTCAGCATCATCCTGGTAGTTGATCAGGTTGACCACGGCATGCTTGAGCATCTGCGAGGGCTCAGCCAGACGTTGCACGTTGGTGGGATGGGCGCTGTCAAACTGCGTGGACGGGATCTGCATGCCCTCATCCAGGGTCTCGGGGAACATGGCGGCCCGGACCCTCTGGGCCCGGGTCATGGCGTACTGCCCGTCGATGTCTGGAAGGTAGCATAGCAGAAGTCAGGGTGAAGCATCTCGGGGGCCAAAGAAAACCGAGGAAAATAAGGTCATGGGCAGCAGGGGGGTGGCTGGGAGGCATACCTGCCACCTGGTCCTGGGTAAAGGGTTGGGGGAAGCCCTGCTCCCACTCGTACAGCCCAGGGTTGTCCATATCATCCTCCTCGGGGTTGCCCTTGCCGCTGAGGGATGGCGCTGTGGTCGTGGCCCCAGAGTGGATGCCAGAGTCCAGGTACGACTGCTGCTGCCAGTGGCTGACTGCGGCCTTGCGGTCCGGCTCCATGGCCATGTCGAGCTCCATCAGGTCAGCTGGTAAAGGGCACAATCATTCACTTACGGGCGGATGGCACTTGGCACAGCGAGCATTTTCCTATCAATGTTATGGATGGGCACAGAGCCAGTTGTACCAGCTACAGCGGCACAGACCACCCTCTGACCATTTAAACAGAGGATGTCAAACCTACCatccaaagggggggggggtcatcattATAAATCCCATTTAGACACCCACTGATTAAGCAGAAATCAAATTAGAGTAACATCTGGATGCAGGACCAGTCACATGGAGACACTTACGCTGGGCAGCCATGTTCCTTTCAAAACCCTCAGCCTACACAGCGTCCTAATCTGCAAGAGAGACAGATTTCAGTTATAATTTGAACTGTTTGCGTGAATTAAAATGATGACAACACTGCATTAGCTCAGGATAGACCAGACTAAATTACCACTCTGCCAATTGaccacacattaaaaaaaaaagcagtacGACAGCAGGATGAGCTGAAAAATCGCTGACAGATTCAGGAGCCAAGCTATTACCTAGAGATCACTGGCATACAGCTGCATTCACAGTTAGAAATAAATCTGGTATAATTACACAGCTGTAACGTTCTCCGCAGCAGCACTGCCACTACATTCACTACACAAACACTTTATGTTCAACAGAGTGAGCGAGACAGGAAAGCTCCAATTAGCTAGCAGAAATCAGTCACTAAACATGGAGCATTTATACTAGCAGGCCTCCAGTTTGCCCATCCTTAAGACGAAGATGGTGGCACTCGGCTCAGCTCTCCCCTCTCCTTTATGCTACAATCCCAGCAAAGCGCAATGTTCACAAGTCCTGTTCTCTGGTTTAAAATCCACCAAGCCATTTTGTAAAGGGTCAAGCTTATTCAGGGAAGGATGGCAGCACAGCAGCAAGTAAAATTAGCAGCCTCAGTCAAACCGTCACAAAACCAGACAAGGTTTGTTACCACATGCCCTGTCATCTGAAAGATCCACTTTAatttatcaaaacaaaaaaatgggtCACAGAATTTATCAGCCAAAAAGCCAATGTTTGCTTATgtaacccccctccccttaTGATTATATAACAGGCTAAACCACAGGCTTTATCAGCCTGCTTTAGGATCTCTATGCAGAGAGCACTAAATACACAGATTATTTCTACAGAACCTCAGGTCTCCACTACCCAAATGGAGCAAGGAGCCATCAGCCCATCAAGGTACACTGGTATGAGCGTCATGATGTCCTAACAATACGCTACCAAGTAAACGTCTCATTTCAATGGAACCTGGCTTCACTGCAAAACCATTCCAAGGTCACATGGGTAACACTGGCCTGTTACCACATGGGTGCATCAACTCCAAGAAGTAAAGAGCTACTTAAACGAAACCGACAGAAATAAGGACTTCAAAAGTCTACAAATGGAACTCGAGAGCTTCAAATACGGATATGAATATGGGAAACCCCCAGTCGGATATTATGAAATGTTTAAGCAATTTGGCTGTTGCACATGACATATTTAAGTCATGTGACTTGATCCTGGGCAGATGTCTCTGGGATGTTCCTGTGTAATACAAGGCCTGCCACCTACAGCATGTCACCAAGCAAACCACAGAGATGTGCCACTTTGCGCCAGGGAGACATTTAAGCCTTACATACCCAACACTCCAAGATCATAACCTTCAGACAGTGCTAGCCTGCGATTACCTCAATAATCCCTGTTAAGCCCATCATTTTATCACCAACAGGAGGCAAAATTTTGAATGTGTTCACAGTATCCATTTCTTAAATCCCGACATGGTGAAAATGAACCTTTTCAAATATTTCCCTTGGCTTGCGTGGACCACTGCCAAGAGTGGGGGTagggaagggaaaaaaagtgCGGCCGGCAGTTTTGCTCATGTTGGCCACACAGAGCGCAAGTACTGTGCACCCCCTGTGGCTACGGAACACCTCCCAGCTGTCCCCATCCTGAGAAAGCCCAGGATACCCAGCCACTTATGACCATATTACAGATTCATGTTTTTTGTCAACAGAGCATTCAATTACAATGGAAAAGCCTGGAGCCCACAATGGAGCCCAAAATGGTCCCGTAATGGAGAATCTGCCACAGCAGGTAAGAGTGAAGGACACCACACTCCAGCAGGGCCCTGATAAAACTGCATAAGGACTAATAGCACATGGACAGGCTGTCAGTGCACGAATGCTAACAGTGGACACCTTTCTGTTAGCTGCACTCTTGAGCTGGGAACTGCAATCCGGTTCTCCTAAAGGCTTGACGTTAGCTCGGGGCCCCAAGCCGCTCCACAAGAGTTCACTCACACATGACCTATTAAGCATAACTACAGAAACGTTAGCTGACAACGTGAAGCCAATCACAGGACCGAGGAAGCATGAGCGACGCAGAGGTCTTCCAAAAGACATGGACATTATCCCCACGAACACACCACCCTGAGGATTCAGCAAGCGAAGAGAGCTAGGAAAGCGATGAGGCTTCGATCGATACACAGATGTGCCAAGGCGGCAAACAGCATACACCCAACACACAGATTTGAAAAGGCGGTTTCAGGAAAAGCCACAATCAATTGGGGGTGCTTTTTAGATCATGCGCAATGACCACACTCATGAAAACATAAATGGCAGAAAGAAGACCTTGAAAACAGAGTATATTCTACACTAATAAAAATGCAGATGACTGACCTTAAAGTAAATGTTCAATAAATGCACCGAGAGAGAGGCTGAAGCTTCCCACAGTCAGAGTGATACTGACACTGTCTGCCTTCAGAGACGCCCAAATCAATGGAGCTGCATTCTTCAGCACCCCAGACCAAAGCTAAACAGCAAGTGGTAGCTGCGTCCAGAGTGGAACTTAATCACAGAGCCCCTTAGAGCAGATTGGGACCTTACAGCTGATCTGCTTCTGCCAATTTAACTGCGCCGCACAACaatctcacttttttttttgtaagcgGATCCCAGAAATGCGTGACGAGACCCTGGCAGCGCGACTGCAAAACAGTGAGTTCCAGGGAAATATTTGGTGCTTGCAGCTACAATGTCAGCGTACTGAGCAAGGCGATTCTGACAGGACTGTGCGACGGTGGAAACGAATGTACACACTGAGTCAGTGCCCAATTATGCTCTACAGCCTGACTCTAAGCAATTGGCACAGCGCGGCACATCACTTTCCCAGACACTGCATAAATATTTCATAGCTCTTCCACTAGCTTTGGTAGCCAGAATGTACTGCTACCCAAGTTCAGATCTACAAAGTCCAGTTTAATTTAAACAGATGAAGCATATCTAGAATAGATGCCTGCTATCCATTGTATACTAGAACATTTTTTGAATTGCAGTTTAATTGGCGGTCATTTGCCCTCATAGGCATTTTTTCAGAATAGATCCAAACCAGGAGACCATTTCTGGGTTAAATTCAGTGTGTGGGGATCCAAATACCCAAATATACTCAGTGGCTGCTTCCATTCCGCATCACAAAAGGAGCAGGATGCTGATCACATAGCACCAATTCCCTCTTAGTCTCCCGCACCCAAAATCGGAGACCCTGACATCAAACTAGCCCAAATGGCAAGTTAAGAATTACATCCCTGAGATGAGCAGTGTTCAAAAGCCAAATGAAACCTAATAGCAGAAGCAAAAGTAGAAGATTATTAGCCTGTCAGACACTCATCTCCACGGTCTAGTCCCAAGAGGGAGGGGTGGGAGTGCAGTCACACCAAGGCAGCAAAAGCCTGTAGCCACACATTTCACGTCCAACACCATATACCAGTAACAAGAACAAGGCATAAGGGCAGCCAACTAGCAGAGAGGGTGAAAGGTCAGTATGAAAACCACCTGGTTTTGGGACTGTACAGACTGATAAGTCCCACTGGCATA from Paramormyrops kingsleyae isolate MSU_618 chromosome 9, PKINGS_0.4, whole genome shotgun sequence carries:
- the LOC111840912 gene encoding catenin beta-1-like isoform X2; this encodes MAAQPDLMELDMAMEPDRKAAVSHWQQQSYLDSGIHSGATTTAPSLSGKGNPEEDDMDNPGLYEWEQGFPQPFTQDQVADIDGQYAMTRAQRVRAAMFPETLDEGMQIPSTQFDSAHPTNVQRLAEPSQMLKHAVVNLINYQDDAELATRAIPELTKLLNDEDQVVVNKAAVMVHQLSKKEASRHAIMRSPQMVSAIVRTMQNTGDVETARCTAGSLHNLSHHREGLLAIFKSGGIPALVKMLGSPVDSVLFYAITTLHNLLLHQEGAKMAVRLAGGLQKMVALLSKTNVKFLAITTDCLQILAYGNQESKLIILASGGPQALVNIMRTYTYEKLLWTTSRVLKVLSVCSSNKPAIVEAGGMQALGLHLTDPSQRLVQNCLWTLRNLSDAATKQEGMEGLLGTLVQLLGSDDINVVTCAAGILSNLTCNNYKNKMMVCQVGGIEALVRTVLRAGDREDITEPAVCALRHLTSRHQDAEMAQNAVRLHYGLPVVVKLLHPPSHWPLIKATVGLIRNLALCPANHAPLREQGAIPRLVQLLVRAHQDTQRRTSMGGTQQQFVEGVRMEEIVEGCTGALHILARDVHNRIVIRGLNTIPLFVQLLYSPIENIQRVAAGVLCELAQDKEAAEAIEAEGATAPLTELLHSRNEGVATYAAAVLFRMSEDKPQDYKKRLSVELTSSLFRTEPMPWNETGDLGLDMSAQGEPLGYRSDAVSSE
- the LOC111840912 gene encoding catenin beta-1-like isoform X1, with amino-acid sequence MAAQPDLMELDMAMEPDRKAAVSHWQQQSYLDSGIHSGATTTAPSLSGKGNPEEDDMDNPGLYEWEQGFPQPFTQDQVADIDGQYAMTRAQRVRAAMFPETLDEGMQIPSTQFDSAHPTNVQRLAEPSQMLKHAVVNLINYQDDAELATRAIPELTKLLNDEDQVVVNKAAVMVHQLSKKEASRHAIMRSPQMVSAIVRTMQNTGDVETARCTAGSLHNLSHHREGLLAIFKSGGIPALVKMLGSPVDSVLFYAITTLHNLLLHQEGAKMAVRLAGGLQKMVALLSKTNVKFLAITTDCLQILAYGNQESKLIILASGGPQALVNIMRTYTYEKLLWTTSRVLKVLSVCSSNKPAIVEAGGMQALGLHLTDPSQRLVQNCLWTLRNLSDAATKQEGMEGLLGTLVQLLGSDDINVVTCAAGILSNLTCNNYKNKMMVCQVGGIEALVRTVLRAGDREDITEPAVCALRHLTSRHQDAEMAQNAVRLHYGLPVVVKLLHPPSHWPLIKATVGLIRNLALCPANHAPLREQGAIPRLVQLLVRAHQDTQRRTSMGGTQQQFVEGVRMEEIVEGCTGALHILARDVHNRIVIRGLNTIPLFVQLLYSPIENIQRVAAGVLCELAQDKEAAEAIEAEGATAPLTELLHSRNEGVATYAAAVLFRMSEDKPQDYKKRLSVELTSSLFRTEPMPWNETGDLGLDMSAQGEPLGYRSDDPSYRSFHSAGFGQDPLGMEPMMEHDLHHPGADYAVDGLPDLGHTQDLIDGLPPGDSNQLAWFDTDL